TTTTTGGGCAATGTCCTTCATCTTGCCGGTCGCCTCGGAGACCACCTCCTGCCCCTCTCGGGCCTCGCGCCCACCGGCCTGGGCAGACTGAGCAACAGACTGGACGCTCCGTGCATTTTCGTTGATCGTCTGGTTCAGCTGCTCGACCGCCGCGGCCACCTCCTCGGATTGCGCGGACTGCTCCTCGGCGGACGCAGCCATTTGATCGGACGACGTGCTAATCTCTTCGGCGGCCCCCTTGGCCTTGGTCGTTGCACTCATCACATCCTGCAACGTTGAGCGGATCGCCCCGACCGCGCCCCCAAGCTTTGCCCGGAGCCGCCCGGTCATTTCGGCCGCCTCCTCCGTGTTCTCGGTCGGGGTCGTTGGCGCCTCCCCCACAAAGGAAACGGTGAGGTCTCCGTTCTCGAGGCGCTCAAGGCGACCGTCCAGGTCCTCGATCTCCAAACGCAGGAAGCTGCTTACCTCCTTGGCGGAGTCTGCCAGGCGGGTCGCTTCTTCCTTCTTCTCTTGGGCCTCCTCCTGCGCTTCCTCAAGGTCGGCGAGAATCGTCTCAAGCTCTTCGTTCTGAGCTTCGTTCTCCAGTTCCGTCTGGGCCCGGTTTCGCTGCGCCCGGAGGGCCTGCAGGCATCCGAGCGTCAAGAATCCGACCTCAAAGACGACCCAGGCGCTGTGCTCCGCCGCCATCCAGGGCGCCGAATGGGTTACTCCAAACATCGACATCGGCGCGACGATGCCACGAACAAAGTGGTCGACGGCCGTCACAAGTGCAGCGGTCACGAGCACCTTCCAGTCGTAGTAGAGCCCCAGGAAAGCAAGGGAGACGAAGATGTGAAAGTGCATTGCGATGCGCCCGGCCACGAGATAAATCAAAAGGCCCGACATCAGAAGCTGGGCGGCGCCTATGAGGTTACGGGTCACCTCGGAGGAAGGCCGAACCCACCCGGCAATGGCCGGGGGAAGGGAAATCAGTCCCCCGAGCAGAACGGCGGTGAGCACGTAGCCGCCAACGGCACTCTCGGCTCCGGCCCATGCCTCCGCCGACGCCACACTGGCCAGAACGATTGACAGGACCCACTGGATCACCAGAAGTGCGGCAAACTTTCGGCTGGTCGCCTTCCATCCAGCCCGGAGGTACTGCAGCGTTCGTTCTTGCAGATCATGATCATCGATCGTCGGGCCCGTCCCCGTCTCCTTAGTTGCTGTTTGGGTATGCATGATAGGAAAGTACCCTCGTCGAAAACCACCCATTGACCTCCTACGGCCCCAAAAGGCCTAGTGGGACGATCCAACGAGCGTCATTTTTGTACAGGATGATGCGCGAAGTAAAATTTTCTGTATGAGTTCATTAGACGTTATCGGCGGCTCACCCTTGACTTGTTGCCGGCAATGTGCGCGTGACGAGAATTTCAATTTTGGTCACGCATACAGGCCAGGCCTGGCACGGGTGGCGGCCGTCTCTCCTGCGGACAGCCTCCGCACCCGGAGCGGCGTGCCGACGTTTCGTTCTCCGCGTCTCCGGTCCAGTCTGACCCTCTTCCCGGGCTCCCCGACACAGAAACGCCCGTCCCGGAAATGGAACGGGCGTTGGAAGAACGTCGCGTCGCATGGATGCAGGGCGTGGACGGGGGGCGACACGCCCTGGTTGGGGCCCTGCCCCGTCCGCTACGTCCGCGACCGGGCGGCCTCGTAAACAAGGAGGCCCGCCGCCACAGAGACATTGAGCGACTCGGCCGGCCCGCGCATCGGAATGGAGATGAGTTCGTCGCACGCCTCGGCCACCCTGGGCGCCAGGCCCGCCCCCTCACTTCCCAGCACCACCGCCACGGGTCGGTCCCAGTCGGCGTCCCAGAGCGGTGCCTCGGCGGTCCCCTCCGCGCCGTAGACGAAGTAGCCCCGCTCTTTGAGCTGGGTCAGCACGCGCGGCAGGTCGTCGGTCCGTGCAATCGGAATCCGGGGCGCCGTTCCGGCGCTCGCCTTGATCGCGGCGGCGTTCAGGGGGGCCATCTCGCGGGTCGGCACAATGACGCCGTCGGTGCCGGCCGCCACCGCGCTCCGCAGCATCGCCCCAAAGTTGCGAGGGTCCGTCACCCGGTCGACGACGAGGAGCATCGGCTGGGCGGTCTGCACCGCATCCCAGGTGGGCGCAATGTCGGAGAGCATGTCGTCCACCTCCTGGTACCGGATCGGGGCCGTAATGGCAACCACCCCTTGATGGGTAGCCCCGTCGGACTCGTGCCGCAGCCGGGCCTCGGGGACGTACTGCACCGGCGTTCCGCGATCGTCGGCGATCGACCGAATGGCCCCAATCTGGGCGCCGTTTACGTCCTGCTTCAGCATGACCTTTTCGATGCCCAGGTCATCGCGCTTCAGGGCCTCCAAGACAGGACCGCGTCCGATGAGGGTAGAGGTGTCGGATGTGCTCATATTTGGTTCGGGAACGACTGGTGTACGGATACAGATGGGGCGACGAGATGCCCCGCTGGGCAGCCGTCTGAATCAGGCAACAGCGGGCGAAGGCCGTGGTTCGGGCCCCCCTACGCTTTTCGGGGTGTTTTCGCGTCGTGCCGAACGGGGCCCCCAGCCGCACGTATGGATACCCTCTTCTTTCCCAACAGCCCAATTCAATGCCTGTCCCCTCCCCCGGCCGCACCGCGGTCTTCGTCGACGGCTGCCGGCTTCCCTTCCAGCGGGCCGGCACCGGGTACGCCGACCTCATGGCCTACGACATGGGCCGCATGGTCCTGCGGCACCTGCTCACCCGGACCGGCCTGCCCCCCGACCACGTCGAGCGCGTCGTGATGGGCACGGTCGTGCAGGACGTCAACACGAGCAACGTGGCGCGGGAGTCGGCCCTCGCCGCCGGCATTCCGAACCACGTGCCCGCCTTCACGGTGACGATGGCCTGCATCTCCAGCAACCAGGCCGTCACCAGTGGCATGGACCTCCTGCGCACCGGACAGGCAGACGTCATGATCGCGGGCGGCACCGAGACCCTCAGCGACCCGCCCGTCCGGCTGAAGCGGCCCGTCCGGAAGCGGCTGTTTCAGGCCCGCAAGGCCAAGAGCACGGGCGACTACCTGGACCTGCTCGACGGCCTCAGCCCCGGCGACCTGCTGCCCGAAACGCCGGCCATCGCCGAGTTCTCAACCGGCGAGGTGATGGGCGAGAGCGCCGACCGGCTCGCCGCGATGTTCGGCATCTCGCGCGAGGACCAGGACCGATACGCCCTCCGCTCGCACGAGCGGGCCGCCGCGGCCCGGGACGACGGGCGCCTCGACGAGGAGCTCGCCCCCGCAACCGTCCCGCCGGCGTTCGACCCGATCACGACCGACAACGTGATTCGGGATGACACCTCGATGGAGCAGCTCCACAACCTGCCGCCCGCGTTCGTCGAGCCCTTCGGGACCATCACCGCCGGCAGCTCGTCGGCCCTCACCGACGGCGCCTCCGCGACGCTGCTGATGGCGGAGGAAGTGGCCGAGGCCCAGGGCCTTGCGCCGCGCGCCGCCCTCCGCACCTACACCTACGTCGCGCAGGACCCCGAGACGGAATTGCTCCTGGGCCCGGCGTACGCCATCCCCGAGGTGCTCGACGAGGCCGGCCTCGCGCTCGACGACATCGACGTGATCGAGCTCCATGAAGCCTTTGCCGGCCAGGTGCTGGCGGTCCTCGAAGCGCTCCGCTCCGATACGTTTGCTGCGGAGCACCTAAACCGGACCGAGGCGGTCGGCGCGGTCGACATGGATCGCCTCAACACCCGGGGCGGCTCCCTGTCGCTGGGGCACCCGTTTGGGGCAACCGGGGCCCGCCTCGTGATGAGCGCGGTGAACCGGCTCCACGACGAGGACGGCCGCTGGGCCCTCGTCGCCGCCTGCGCCGCCGGCGGACTGGGGCACGCCCTCCTCGTCGAACGGAGGCCTTCCTAGCCCGCTCTCAGCGCTCCCCTCCTTCTGTCTCCAACGCCCTACCCCCATGCCGAACGCCCTCTCTGTGCCCACGGACCTCCTGACCCTGACGGTGGACGAGACCGGGGTGGCCACGCTCGAGCTCGACGCCCCCGATGCGTCAGTCAACAAGATCTCCTGGGCCACGCTGAACGCGTTTTCCGACGCCCTGGACGTAATTGAAACCCACGCAGACCTGTCCGGGCTGGTCATCGCCAGCGGCAAGCCGGACTCGTTCATCGTTGGGGCCGACCTGTCGATGCTGCAGACGTTCGAGATTCCGGCGGAGGCGCGGCGCCTGAGCCGCGAGGCCCACGCCCTTGGGGAGCGGGTCCGAAGCCTCCCGGTGCCGACCGTGGCCGCGCTTCACGGCCCGGTGATGGGGGGCGGCCTGGAGCTGGCGCTCAACTGCGACTGCCGCGTCGCCTCCACCGCCGACGCGACCAAGATGGCCCTGCCGGAGGTGCAACTCGGCCTCCTGCCCGGCGGGGGCGGCACCCAGCTGCTGCCGCGCCTCGTGGGCGTGCAGCGGGCTCTCGGGCTCATGCTGACCGGCAAGAATACGTATCCGAAAAAGGCGCGGCGCATCGGCCTGGTCGACGGCCTCATCCACCCGCCCGGCCTCCGCGAGGCGGCCCGGCAGGCGGCCCGTGAGTTGGCGGCGGGCACCCGCACCGTTGAGCGCGATGCTCAGTCGCTCGGGGACCGCCTGCTGGAGGGCAATCCCGTCAGCCGGCGCGTCATCTACCGGCAGGCCCGCACACGGACCGAGAGCCGCACCCGGGGCAACTACCCCGCACCGCCCCGCATCATCGACGCCGTGCGCACGGGGATAGAGGAGGGCCTGACGACCGGACTCGACACGGAGCGGCAGCACTTTGGCGAGCTCGTGTTCACGCCCGAGTCGCAGGCCCTCGTGTCGATCTTCTTTGCCAAGCGGGACGCGGAGACGCACCCGCAGTCCGAACAGGCACGCCCGGTCGACACCCTGGGCGTGCTCGGGGCGGGCCTCATGGGCAGTGGCATCGCCCAGGTATCGGCCCAGAACGGGCTCGACGTCGTGCTCAAGGACCAGTCCCTGGCGCTCGCGGCCGAGGGGAAGAAGGCCATCTGGGCCGCGGTGACCGCGCAGAAAGAGAAGGGCATCATCAACACGTTCACGCGGGACCAGATCGTGGAGCGGGTCGCCCCCACCGCCGACTACGCGCCCCTCCGGACGGCCGATGTCGTGATCGAGGCCGTGCCGGAGGACCTGTCGATCAAGCACGCGGTGCTGTCGGAGGTGGAGGCGGTCGTCGACGCGGACACGGTGCTGGCCTCCAACACCTCCGCCCTGCCGATTGCGAAGGTCGCCGAGGGCGTGGACGACCCATCCCGGGTGCTCGGCATGCACTACTTCTCCCCCGTCCCCGACATTCCGCTGCTGGAGATCGTCGTCACCGAGGAGACCTCCGACGAGGCGCTGGCCACCGCGTACGCCGCGGGCCTCGCGCAGGACAAGACCGTCATCGTGGTGAACGACGGCCCGGGCTTCTACACCACCCGCATCCTCGCCCTCTATATGAACGAGGCCCTGCTGCTCTTCGAGGCCGGGGCCGAGATTGAGGCGGTCGACGAGGCGATGAAGGACGCCGGGTTCCCGATGGGCCCGTTTGAGTTGTTCGACCTCGTGGGCCTGGACGTGGCGGCCAAGATTACCGACGTCATGGGCGAGGCCCTCTCGTCCGAGCGCGTCGACATCAGCGACCGTGCGGGCCGGCTCGCGGAGGCCGACCTGCTGGGCCAGAAGACCAACCGCGGGTTCTACGAGTACGACGCGGACGACGACGCCGACGACAAAGACCCGCAGGGCGTCAACGACGCGGTGTACCATCATAGCGACGCCTCCACCCGCTCGACGCCGCCGGCCGACGCGGTTCAGGATCGGCTCCTCCTCATGATGGTCAACGAGGCCGTGCGGTGCCTCGAAGACGAGGTGCTCCGCGCCCCCATCGACGGCGACCTCGGGGCTGTGTTCGGGCTTGGCTTTCCGCCATTTCTCGGGGGTCCCTTCCGCCACGTCGACCGTACGGGGGCGGCCTCGGTCGTAAACACCCTTCAGCGTCTGGCCGACCGCCACGGCCCTCGCTTTGCCCCCGCCGACCGCCTCCAGACCCACGCCGATCAGGACACGACCTTTCACACATAGTCGCATGGCGCCTTCCATCTCCGACCTCAAGGACGCCCTCTCCGCCCCCGCTGCCTACCCGCACGACCCGGACCGGATCCAGTTCGAGCAGACCCACATCTCCCTGGTCGCCCTCGCCCCGCCCCAGGTGTACAAGATCAAGAAGCCGGTCTCGCTCAAGTACCTCGACTTCTCGACCCTGGAGCGGCGGCGGCACTTCTGCGAGCAGGAGGTCCGCCTTAACCGTCGCCTCGCCCCCGACACGTACGAGGGGGTGGTGCCCATCGTGGACACCGACGCAGGCCTCCGGGTAGACGGCGACCCAGACGCAGGGCCCGTCGTGGAGGTGGCCGTGGCGATGCGCTACCTAGACCCGGATCAGTTTCTCGACGCCCGGCTGGCCCGCGGGGCCGCGTCGGCCGCCGACATCGACCGGGTCGTGCGTACCCTCTGCACGTTTTACGAGTCGCGCTCCTCGACGCCCGAGGTGGCGGAGGCGGGCCGCATCGACCGGCTGCGATCGGTGACGGAGGGGAATTTCGCGGAGGCGGAGGGGCACGTTGGCCACCTGCTCTCGCGCCCGGCCCACGAGGCGCTCCGCTTCTATGCCGACCGCTTCTACGATCAGCACGCCGCCCGCCTCCACCGACGCCGGGCTGGGGGATGCATCGTGGAGGGCCACGGCGACCTGCGGCTGGAGCACGTCCACCTCACCGACGACCGCGTCGCCATCTTCGACTGCGTGGAGTTCAACGACGAATTTCGGCACCTCGACGTGGCCAACGACGTGGCGTTCCTGGCCATGGACCTCGACCGCAAGGGGCACCCGGACCTCGCCCGGCGTTTCGTGAACCGGATGGCGGAGGGATTGGACGATCCGGGGCTGCCCACGGTAATCCCCTTCTACAAGAGCCAGCGGGTCCAGGTGCGGGGGAAGGTGCACGGGCTACGGGCCAACGAAGCGGAGATCCCCCCGGCCGAGCGGGACCGCAGCCGCGCCCAGGCCCGGCACTACTACCAGCTGGCCCTCCACTACGCCGTGGCGGGCCCCGAGCCGCTCGTGGTGGTGGTCATGGGCCGCCCCGGCACCGGCAAGAGCACCCAGGCCGAGGCGGTGGCCCGCGCCCTGGGCTGGCCCCACCTCGCCTCCGACCGCATCCGCAAGGCCCACGCCGGCGTCCCCCAGCACGGCCGGCCCGACGCCGCCACCCGCGAGCGCCTCTACACCGACGCCGCGACGGAGGCCACCTACGCCACGCTCCGCACCCGTGCCCTGCAGCGGGCCCGCCGCCACCAAAGCACGGTGCTCGACGCCACCTTCAGTCGCCCCGCGCAGCGCGACAGCCTCCGGACCGCCCTCCGCGCCGCGGACGTGCCGTACGTGTTCGTGGAGGTGATCGCCGGGGACGGGACCCTCAAGAAGCGCCTGCGCGAGCGCTCCGCCAAGGACGCCACGGCCTCTGACGCCCGGGCCACCGACTTCGAGATGCTCACGGACCGCTACGAGGCGCCCACCGCCCTGGAAGACCCGCGTCACGTCCGTGTCGGGACCGAGGGCGCCCCCGACCAGACCACACTCGACATCCTGAAGACGCTAATTCGGCTGGCGGACTGAGGCGGTCCGCAGGGCGCCCTCCGTACCGTTTGGCTTGATCCGTACGACGAAAATCCGTAAGGTGTCTCGACGCAGGAGGATCGGCATAACGTTGTTATGTGGATCGGTTCGGCATAATGCTTCTGTTGATTTTATAACCTACAGGGAGGCAATTATTTGTCACAATTCGAGACCCGTATTATGCCGATCGGCATAATGTGATATGGCGGAATGGATCCATATAAGATATATTATAGCGCCAGATCTGTGCTGATGTAATGAACAAACATGGACTATCTCGCACGATACCAGCTCAAGTAAAGCGAGAAGTACGCAGGGCCTGTGGTTTTGGATGCGTTATCTGTGGGACAAGCATTATTGAGTACGAGCATATCGATCCTCCATTCGCAGAAGCAAAAGAGCATGACCCTGACAAGATTGCGTTGCTGTGCCCTCAGTGCCATGCAAAAGTGACTAGAGGTTTTTGGTCGAAACAAGCAGTCAAGGAGGCAAGGCGCGATCCACACTGTCTCAAAGAGGGGTACGCGAGTGAGTTCATTGATGTCGGGCGACAACATCCCAAGATAGAGTTTGCCGGCGTTACACTTGTTGAGTGTGATATACCTGTTCAGGTCGGTGAGAAACCTCTTTTTCAAATCAAGGAAGCTGAAGAAGAGGGTGGACCATTTCGGTTGAGTGCAAATTTTTCTAACTCAAACGGGAAGACTAGTTTACAGATAAAAGATAATGAATGGAGGGTATTTACCGGAAATTGGGACGTTGAAGCAGTAGGAGGTACCATCACCATTCACGATGCTCCCGGTCAAATTTCACTTCAGCTCTCAATATCAGGCCGTGACACGGTTGCGGTTCAAAAACTCGACATGAAGCTAAACAGAATGCATTTTCATGGGAATACAGATAATCTCATAGTCGAATCCCCTGATGGCAGAAATTTGAGTTTAACTAATTGTATTGCTAGCAACTGCCATATTGGCCTGGCCCTATAACACTTCCACTACACCTGAACCCGGGCTGCTGCCGCTTTCAAGCGGTTCCGGTAAGGCAGTTCGACTTCGCTGATCGAGAGTGGCCATGCAAACGAATGGATACTTCGTTGTACGTTTCAGTTCGAGCGGCACTGAGAGCAACTGAACAGTTCCTCGCCCGGGTCGGGTGAGTTTCGTCATTATGCCAACTCGCGCGTGACAATGAGGTCGACACTTATCTCAGTCCCTGTTTTTAAACTTCTCTCTACGATGCAGAATCGGTTCATCAGTGCGTGGATTGGTGTTCTTATTTACAAAGCGATCGCCTGGTTAATTTCCCCAGAGGCTTACGCGTGGAGTGACGAGCCGCTTAGGGCGCTTATCATTGCATTTTTTGTGACAGCGGTTCTAGAGATACAAGACTGGTGGCTCAGCGAGAGCAATACCACGGACAGTAAGGTCGAGTCCAGTGAGGCAATTTAGCCACAGGAGGCCGTACGAAAACGAGCGCAACTTCTCACCCGAATGGACAACTTAAGATAGGAGGATTCCGTGGATATCGGAAAGTTGAAGCAGAGCACGGCATAACTCTCTATGTAGCTGACGAAAAGCGCGGGCCGTTTTGCCTCGTTGGTCCGAAGGGCGCGCTTCCTCTGC
This is a stretch of genomic DNA from Salinibacter grassmerensis. It encodes these proteins:
- a CDS encoding acetyl-CoA C-acyltransferase; this encodes MPVPSPGRTAVFVDGCRLPFQRAGTGYADLMAYDMGRMVLRHLLTRTGLPPDHVERVVMGTVVQDVNTSNVARESALAAGIPNHVPAFTVTMACISSNQAVTSGMDLLRTGQADVMIAGGTETLSDPPVRLKRPVRKRLFQARKAKSTGDYLDLLDGLSPGDLLPETPAIAEFSTGEVMGESADRLAAMFGISREDQDRYALRSHERAAAARDDGRLDEELAPATVPPAFDPITTDNVIRDDTSMEQLHNLPPAFVEPFGTITAGSSSALTDGASATLLMAEEVAEAQGLAPRAALRTYTYVAQDPETELLLGPAYAIPEVLDEAGLALDDIDVIELHEAFAGQVLAVLEALRSDTFAAEHLNRTEAVGAVDMDRLNTRGGSLSLGHPFGATGARLVMSAVNRLHDEDGRWALVAACAAGGLGHALLVERRPS
- a CDS encoding 3-hydroxyacyl-CoA dehydrogenase NAD-binding domain-containing protein, with product MPNALSVPTDLLTLTVDETGVATLELDAPDASVNKISWATLNAFSDALDVIETHADLSGLVIASGKPDSFIVGADLSMLQTFEIPAEARRLSREAHALGERVRSLPVPTVAALHGPVMGGGLELALNCDCRVASTADATKMALPEVQLGLLPGGGGTQLLPRLVGVQRALGLMLTGKNTYPKKARRIGLVDGLIHPPGLREAARQAARELAAGTRTVERDAQSLGDRLLEGNPVSRRVIYRQARTRTESRTRGNYPAPPRIIDAVRTGIEEGLTTGLDTERQHFGELVFTPESQALVSIFFAKRDAETHPQSEQARPVDTLGVLGAGLMGSGIAQVSAQNGLDVVLKDQSLALAAEGKKAIWAAVTAQKEKGIINTFTRDQIVERVAPTADYAPLRTADVVIEAVPEDLSIKHAVLSEVEAVVDADTVLASNTSALPIAKVAEGVDDPSRVLGMHYFSPVPDIPLLEIVVTEETSDEALATAYAAGLAQDKTVIVVNDGPGFYTTRILALYMNEALLLFEAGAEIEAVDEAMKDAGFPMGPFELFDLVGLDVAAKITDVMGEALSSERVDISDRAGRLAEADLLGQKTNRGFYEYDADDDADDKDPQGVNDAVYHHSDASTRSTPPADAVQDRLLLMMVNEAVRCLEDEVLRAPIDGDLGAVFGLGFPPFLGGPFRHVDRTGAASVVNTLQRLADRHGPRFAPADRLQTHADQDTTFHT
- a CDS encoding methyl-accepting chemotaxis protein, with amino-acid sequence MHTQTATKETGTGPTIDDHDLQERTLQYLRAGWKATSRKFAALLVIQWVLSIVLASVASAEAWAGAESAVGGYVLTAVLLGGLISLPPAIAGWVRPSSEVTRNLIGAAQLLMSGLLIYLVAGRIAMHFHIFVSLAFLGLYYDWKVLVTAALVTAVDHFVRGIVAPMSMFGVTHSAPWMAAEHSAWVVFEVGFLTLGCLQALRAQRNRAQTELENEAQNEELETILADLEEAQEEAQEKKEEATRLADSAKEVSSFLRLEIEDLDGRLERLENGDLTVSFVGEAPTTPTENTEEAAEMTGRLRAKLGGAVGAIRSTLQDVMSATTKAKGAAEEISTSSDQMAASAEEQSAQSEEVAAAVEQLNQTINENARSVQSVAQSAQAGGREAREGQEVVSEATGKMKDIAQKVQGTADTIDRLQASSDEISQVVETIDEIANQTNLLALNAAIEAARAGGDGSGTETGQGFAVVAEEVRELADETDQATSEIADIIGEVQSEIDQAVKAAQQSSRDAEEGIELSEEASEALGQIVASIEEVEAKAEEIAAASEEQSTTSKEIARSVQSISTAAQESAAGVTQVSDIATNLDRLTEDLEDRVRQFALEQPRSAAGEKVPASVDEAPDQEQPEGTQRPGGPGRSEVSGDGALPE
- the rlmB gene encoding 23S rRNA (guanosine(2251)-2'-O)-methyltransferase RlmB yields the protein MSTSDTSTLIGRGPVLEALKRDDLGIEKVMLKQDVNGAQIGAIRSIADDRGTPVQYVPEARLRHESDGATHQGVVAITAPIRYQEVDDMLSDIAPTWDAVQTAQPMLLVVDRVTDPRNFGAMLRSAVAAGTDGVIVPTREMAPLNAAAIKASAGTAPRIPIARTDDLPRVLTQLKERGYFVYGAEGTAEAPLWDADWDRPVAVVLGSEGAGLAPRVAEACDELISIPMRGPAESLNVSVAAGLLVYEAARSRT
- a CDS encoding AAA family ATPase, encoding MAPSISDLKDALSAPAAYPHDPDRIQFEQTHISLVALAPPQVYKIKKPVSLKYLDFSTLERRRHFCEQEVRLNRRLAPDTYEGVVPIVDTDAGLRVDGDPDAGPVVEVAVAMRYLDPDQFLDARLARGAASAADIDRVVRTLCTFYESRSSTPEVAEAGRIDRLRSVTEGNFAEAEGHVGHLLSRPAHEALRFYADRFYDQHAARLHRRRAGGCIVEGHGDLRLEHVHLTDDRVAIFDCVEFNDEFRHLDVANDVAFLAMDLDRKGHPDLARRFVNRMAEGLDDPGLPTVIPFYKSQRVQVRGKVHGLRANEAEIPPAERDRSRAQARHYYQLALHYAVAGPEPLVVVVMGRPGTGKSTQAEAVARALGWPHLASDRIRKAHAGVPQHGRPDAATRERLYTDAATEATYATLRTRALQRARRHQSTVLDATFSRPAQRDSLRTALRAADVPYVFVEVIAGDGTLKKRLRERSAKDATASDARATDFEMLTDRYEAPTALEDPRHVRVGTEGAPDQTTLDILKTLIRLAD
- a CDS encoding HNH endonuclease translates to MNKHGLSRTIPAQVKREVRRACGFGCVICGTSIIEYEHIDPPFAEAKEHDPDKIALLCPQCHAKVTRGFWSKQAVKEARRDPHCLKEGYASEFIDVGRQHPKIEFAGVTLVECDIPVQVGEKPLFQIKEAEEEGGPFRLSANFSNSNGKTSLQIKDNEWRVFTGNWDVEAVGGTITIHDAPGQISLQLSISGRDTVAVQKLDMKLNRMHFHGNTDNLIVESPDGRNLSLTNCIASNCHIGLAL